The following proteins are co-located in the Flammeovirga kamogawensis genome:
- a CDS encoding cadherin-like domain-containing protein — MRSILFTLRTFILTSLTLLYSLSSYAQPGDFDCQYGSHGFKHPEGKSQLNTAYIYTSGTYEGKMLMVGSTYEGSTAKFGICRVNNDGTLDTTFGTNGWTKADFFNYYQHPYGIAVNSENEIYIVGNAATPSPGKLHGVILKLTEHGLKDTSFSGDGMVSHLSSGSSHTYFNDVIIQSDGKIVVGGSSNENDDKILFMRFTTTGSIDTSFGSNGSLKVNVSQEGTFSEGLSNMCMASDGDILATGGANVIFGSSNQNEAFACRITSNGAIDTSFDGDGVKIIDLGSKYSAGKGIHEDSNGKIYIGGNSNNLHADGNVYRTMAAVRLNADGSYDTSFSDDGIDEIFVVDPDYGTYSVEVHGSTLQSDGKFLVTGGSYGTTIARWDTDGNLDTSFSDDGIVYQSGLNNDWGYEILEYGDRLYQFGWSDDPSTGETDRRFALFRLFKDDVDMMFDDISPNNPSAAVTKSGSTVSVLSVTPFVCGILNPLTINSMTFTTDGTTDVSDLNSASLYYSSSNSLDDAVLYGTPISNPNGEMVFTSDIALAKGDNSFWLVYTLNNSAPEGNILDASFTKFSLNSVEEIPSTTTTSGSITIQNFIFLETIGDGSCTIPTDWTTVDEDGDGHNWYVTDTKNDFPQGDVSLITPKSGCLIASDSYEEVNYGELGPKNWLISKQIDLTNFTDVDLSYWYASYDNDFAHEELSVLVSTTTNDISSFTAVVPAYTIQSHEWTEKVVDLSAYDGQSIYIAFKHEEGIDDGYGWGVALDDIKLNGTEQTPNTPPAVATNNTLTLNEGGDGTITPNYLSASDVEESGTDLTFTVTTSATNGQLYLEDNDGRKAAATSITQTDLNNNRVSYTHDGSNTTSDQVIFTLSDGKDEITNVTFNITITAIDDTTPTLSNNTGTSLAEGATANISSTQLLASDEDSEDTSIIFAISTLPTNGTLYKSGTPLTTQSTFTNTEIDQLSYIHNHSNTTSDQFSFTVSDGTNTSTIQNFSFTITPVDDTPPVVTNNGKTINEGTTHTFTVTEFTASDEDSDDATLVFTINSLPINGTLKLNGTPVTVAATFNSSNIENLTYEHSGDETTTDSFNFIVSDGTNTTSEQTFAWTITAVNDAPTVTVNTGKTLSHSATHTFTLSEINASDTDNDAVDLYLIIDDVLPTRGTLYLNDNALTTGSQVTLAEINNGAFTYSPSDPSATSDSFTFTISDGTDASSIAIFNYSITNQAPTVSINNNQTVLVNDTYIFTTLVLNVTDTDDTDSNLKIVIDDVLPQSGTLYLNTTPLTTGSEFSLQDLIDGNISYQNNGATATSDSFSFRVYDGINYSVITVFNFTITQNAPPLVTINTGKTTTEGSEFTIDNTLIFGSDADDADFVFMLATVPTNGTLYYQGTTVMEADNAFLQSSLINGDIKYVHNGSNTTSDSFNFVVTDLKAVSDIATFSIVITPVDDDTPILVNNTGNTIDEGGNYLFTSTMLSASDTDTDDTTLTYTLNSAPSQGTITVNGTAIGTNGTFTTADISNAMVRYTHNGSNSTADNFNFTVTDGTNTSVVKTFTTTITPVDDDVPYITLNTGNTIDEGGNYALSLAMLNALDNDTDASSLNFTLSSVPTQGTLALSGTPLTIGSTFNLSHLSDFIVVYTHNGSNSTADNFNFTVTDGTNTSTVKTFTTTINPIDDDLPYITVNTGKTIDEGGNFTFSSTLLDISDNDTDLSSLLYTLTTIPTNGNLTLSSTILSVGDTFTRADVANLMYQHDDSNTSSDQLAFTLTDGTNTTAEITFAISITLLDDDAPTMVVENTSLLLEGATLNFSSAEFDATDGEIDNAAIIVTITSLPVNGQLKNNGTVIALNETFLFGDIGNISYEHDDTNTTSDQFSFTLGDGINTTTVFTEQIIITAIDDDAPVLTTNTSLTLLEGDAANISNSNLVAEDTDSDNNGLTYTLLSNVTNGRLSIGRKTLSANSTFTQNQVDGSQIKYTHNGSNTVLDSIKIKITDGTQTSAIETFYFVISPIDDDAPIVSINTGATIDEGESINLSTSILAATDVDIDNNNLKFFIVDGVSNGKMSKGRKRYNSGSYFTLSDIASGSIKYTHDHSNTTEDHFTFYVSDGTLTSSTQSFIITLNAIDDDVPEMITMTDLFLHIDSTDVMITHDDLHFSDDLSSSEMINYQVIDAPEHGLLYNISLGSEVDYFSQDDIDNNIIQYQLTSEDISTDEFTIMVSDSVKNTSSMYTVIIDIMAEDDFTNIYAGTIKAPSNTSVPVSKQLYHSLYLDQIPMETNLRMLTSTIHGTISYGTEVFTDSTNFRIERILTDSIMYNAKEVDIVTYDSVLFIIEHALTDDKIYQINFKISPDASVTSLVSELKANIKTYPMPFDNTFTIESDLLFNRYRLLSNTGHLITQDAFDMVGRKNINIGTISSGVYLLELTTKEGIIHKKIVKK, encoded by the coding sequence ATGAGAAGCATACTATTTACCCTTAGAACATTTATTCTAACTTCACTTACCCTACTCTATTCTTTGAGTAGCTATGCACAACCAGGTGATTTTGATTGCCAATATGGAAGTCATGGATTTAAACATCCAGAAGGAAAATCACAATTAAACACTGCCTACATTTATACCTCTGGTACTTATGAAGGAAAAATGTTAATGGTTGGTTCTACCTATGAAGGTAGTACAGCTAAATTTGGTATTTGTAGAGTTAATAATGATGGAACTTTAGACACCACATTTGGAACTAATGGATGGACAAAAGCAGATTTCTTTAATTATTATCAACATCCTTATGGAATTGCTGTTAATAGTGAAAATGAGATTTATATTGTTGGTAATGCAGCAACTCCAAGTCCAGGTAAACTCCACGGTGTTATTTTAAAACTTACAGAACATGGTTTAAAAGATACAAGCTTTTCTGGGGATGGTATGGTTTCACACTTATCATCAGGAAGTAGTCATACATATTTTAATGATGTGATTATACAGTCTGATGGAAAAATTGTAGTTGGAGGATCATCTAATGAGAACGATGACAAGATCTTATTTATGAGATTTACTACTACAGGAAGTATAGATACATCTTTTGGTAGTAACGGATCATTAAAAGTAAATGTCTCTCAAGAGGGAACTTTTTCAGAAGGACTTTCAAACATGTGCATGGCTTCTGATGGTGACATTTTAGCTACCGGTGGAGCAAATGTAATATTTGGAAGTAGTAACCAAAATGAAGCTTTTGCTTGTCGAATTACAAGTAATGGAGCTATTGACACATCTTTTGATGGAGATGGAGTTAAAATTATTGATTTAGGTAGTAAATATTCAGCGGGTAAAGGTATTCATGAAGACAGTAACGGTAAAATTTATATTGGCGGTAATAGTAATAACCTACATGCTGACGGTAATGTATATAGAACTATGGCTGCCGTAAGATTAAACGCTGATGGTTCTTATGATACTTCTTTTTCTGATGATGGAATTGATGAAATTTTTGTTGTTGATCCAGACTATGGAACTTATAGTGTAGAAGTACATGGATCTACCTTACAATCTGATGGTAAATTTTTAGTTACAGGTGGTTCTTACGGTACAACTATAGCAAGATGGGATACAGATGGGAATTTAGATACTTCATTTTCTGATGATGGAATTGTATATCAAAGTGGTTTAAATAATGATTGGGGGTATGAAATTTTAGAATATGGAGATCGCCTTTATCAATTTGGATGGTCAGATGATCCTAGTACTGGAGAAACCGACAGAAGATTTGCATTATTTAGACTCTTTAAAGATGATGTTGATATGATGTTTGATGACATCAGTCCAAATAATCCAAGTGCAGCTGTTACAAAATCAGGAAGTACTGTGTCAGTATTATCTGTTACTCCTTTTGTTTGTGGCATTTTAAATCCACTTACTATAAACAGTATGACATTCACTACTGATGGCACTACAGATGTGAGTGATTTAAATAGTGCCTCATTATATTACAGTTCTTCCAACTCTTTAGATGATGCTGTTCTGTATGGTACTCCAATATCTAACCCTAACGGTGAAATGGTATTTACGAGTGACATTGCTTTGGCTAAAGGAGATAATAGTTTTTGGTTAGTATACACATTAAATAATAGTGCTCCAGAAGGAAATATTTTAGATGCTTCTTTTACTAAGTTTTCTTTAAATTCTGTAGAAGAAATACCATCTACAACTACAACTTCAGGTAGTATTACAATACAAAATTTCATCTTTTTAGAAACAATAGGTGATGGATCTTGTACTATTCCTACAGATTGGACTACTGTTGATGAAGACGGTGATGGCCACAATTGGTATGTTACAGATACTAAAAATGATTTTCCACAAGGAGATGTTTCATTAATAACTCCAAAATCAGGTTGTTTGATTGCTAGTGATTCTTATGAAGAAGTTAACTATGGTGAATTAGGACCAAAGAATTGGTTAATTTCAAAACAAATAGACCTTACTAATTTTACTGATGTAGACCTATCCTATTGGTACGCTTCCTATGATAATGATTTTGCACATGAAGAACTTTCAGTTTTAGTATCCACAACTACAAATGACATATCAAGTTTTACGGCTGTTGTACCTGCTTATACAATTCAATCTCATGAATGGACAGAAAAAGTTGTTGATTTATCTGCTTATGATGGGCAATCCATTTATATCGCTTTTAAGCATGAAGAAGGTATTGATGACGGTTATGGATGGGGAGTTGCATTAGACGATATAAAACTTAATGGTACAGAACAGACTCCAAACACTCCCCCAGCAGTTGCTACAAATAATACCCTTACACTTAACGAGGGCGGAGACGGTACTATTACACCTAATTATTTATCAGCCTCTGATGTAGAAGAATCAGGAACAGATTTAACTTTTACTGTTACTACTTCTGCTACTAATGGGCAATTGTACTTAGAAGATAATGACGGTAGAAAAGCCGCTGCTACTTCTATTACACAAACTGATTTAAATAACAATCGAGTGAGCTATACACATGATGGATCAAATACTACTTCAGACCAAGTGATATTTACATTGTCAGATGGGAAAGATGAAATCACTAATGTTACATTTAATATCACGATTACCGCAATAGATGACACCACACCTACGCTGTCAAATAATACAGGAACTTCTTTAGCAGAAGGAGCTACAGCTAATATAAGTAGTACTCAATTATTAGCATCTGATGAAGACTCTGAAGATACATCAATAATATTTGCTATTTCTACCCTGCCAACAAATGGTACTTTATATAAATCAGGTACTCCACTTACTACCCAAAGTACTTTTACAAATACAGAAATAGATCAGCTATCGTATATACATAACCATAGTAATACTACTTCAGATCAGTTTTCATTTACTGTTTCAGATGGTACAAATACATCAACAATACAAAATTTTAGTTTTACTATTACACCTGTAGACGATACCCCTCCCGTAGTAACAAACAATGGAAAAACAATTAATGAAGGAACAACTCATACATTTACAGTAACAGAATTTACAGCAAGTGATGAAGACTCTGACGATGCTACTCTTGTTTTTACAATCAATAGTTTACCTATAAATGGTACCCTAAAATTAAACGGTACACCAGTTACAGTAGCTGCTACTTTTAACAGTAGTAATATCGAAAACCTTACATACGAACATAGCGGTGATGAAACTACAACGGATAGTTTTAATTTTATTGTCTCAGATGGTACAAATACAACATCAGAACAAACCTTTGCTTGGACAATTACTGCCGTTAATGATGCTCCAACAGTTACTGTAAATACAGGTAAAACTCTAAGTCATTCTGCTACACATACTTTTACACTTTCAGAAATTAATGCTTCTGATACAGATAATGATGCTGTAGATTTATATTTAATTATAGATGATGTACTTCCTACTAGGGGTACACTCTATTTAAATGACAATGCACTTACAACGGGTAGTCAAGTAACTTTAGCAGAGATTAATAATGGTGCATTTACTTATTCACCTTCTGATCCATCTGCTACCTCAGATTCTTTTACCTTTACAATTTCTGATGGTACAGATGCAAGTAGTATTGCTATTTTTAATTACTCTATAACCAACCAAGCACCAACTGTATCAATAAATAATAACCAAACAGTACTGGTTAACGATACATATATTTTTACTACACTTGTACTTAATGTTACAGATACAGATGATACAGATAGTAATCTCAAGATTGTGATAGACGATGTTCTTCCTCAATCTGGTACACTTTACTTAAACACTACTCCATTAACAACAGGTAGTGAATTCAGTTTACAAGATTTAATAGATGGAAATATTTCGTATCAAAATAATGGAGCAACAGCTACATCAGATAGTTTTAGTTTCAGAGTATATGATGGAATAAATTATTCTGTAATTACAGTTTTCAATTTTACCATTACTCAAAACGCCCCTCCTTTAGTTACTATTAATACGGGGAAAACAACAACAGAGGGTAGTGAATTTACAATAGACAATACCTTAATTTTTGGTAGCGATGCAGACGATGCTGATTTTGTTTTTATGTTAGCTACTGTTCCTACAAATGGTACATTATACTATCAAGGTACAACTGTAATGGAGGCAGATAATGCATTCTTACAGAGCAGTCTAATTAATGGAGATATCAAGTATGTTCATAATGGAAGTAACACAACTTCTGATAGTTTTAACTTTGTTGTCACCGATTTAAAAGCTGTTTCAGATATTGCTACCTTTAGTATAGTTATAACTCCTGTAGATGATGACACGCCTATTCTTGTAAATAATACAGGAAACACAATTGATGAAGGCGGAAACTATTTATTTACCAGTACAATGTTATCTGCTTCTGATACAGATACTGATGATACTACTTTAACCTATACATTAAATAGTGCCCCTAGTCAAGGTACAATTACTGTTAACGGTACTGCAATAGGTACTAATGGAACATTTACCACTGCTGATATATCAAATGCTATGGTACGTTATACCCACAATGGCAGTAATTCTACTGCCGATAATTTCAATTTTACTGTAACAGATGGCACAAATACTTCAGTAGTAAAAACATTTACCACTACAATTACCCCTGTAGATGATGATGTTCCATATATCACATTAAATACAGGAAATACAATAGATGAAGGCGGAAATTATGCGTTATCATTAGCCATGTTAAATGCTTTAGATAATGATACTGATGCTAGTAGTTTAAACTTCACATTAAGTAGTGTTCCTACTCAAGGTACATTAGCACTAAGTGGAACTCCACTTACAATAGGAAGCACATTCAACCTTTCTCATTTATCAGATTTTATAGTTGTCTATACTCATAACGGAAGTAACTCAACTGCAGATAATTTCAATTTTACCGTAACAGACGGTACAAATACTTCTACAGTTAAAACGTTTACAACTACTATTAATCCAATAGATGATGACCTCCCTTACATTACAGTAAATACAGGTAAAACTATAGATGAAGGTGGCAATTTCACGTTCTCTTCTACTTTACTTGATATAAGTGATAATGATACAGATTTAAGTAGTCTTCTTTACACATTAACCACAATACCTACCAATGGTAATTTAACTTTATCATCAACGATATTATCTGTTGGCGATACATTTACCAGAGCTGATGTTGCTAATTTAATGTATCAGCATGATGACAGTAATACTAGTTCGGACCAGTTAGCTTTTACGCTCACAGATGGAACCAACACCACTGCAGAAATTACTTTTGCCATTTCAATTACATTATTAGATGATGATGCACCAACAATGGTGGTAGAAAATACTTCTCTGTTATTGGAGGGTGCTACCTTAAACTTTAGTTCAGCTGAATTTGATGCAACAGATGGTGAAATTGATAATGCAGCTATTATTGTAACAATAACTAGTTTACCTGTAAATGGTCAGTTAAAAAATAATGGTACTGTAATCGCATTAAACGAAACCTTCTTGTTTGGTGATATTGGAAACATCTCTTACGAGCACGATGATACCAACACAACTTCAGATCAGTTTAGCTTTACTTTAGGCGATGGTATTAATACCACTACAGTATTTACAGAGCAGATTATTATTACCGCAATTGATGATGACGCTCCAGTATTGACCACTAATACAAGCCTTACACTTTTAGAAGGTGATGCTGCGAATATATCAAATAGTAATTTAGTAGCTGAAGATACTGATTCTGATAACAATGGATTAACTTATACTTTACTAAGTAATGTAACAAATGGTCGTTTATCAATAGGTAGAAAAACACTTTCTGCTAATAGTACTTTTACGCAAAACCAGGTAGATGGATCACAAATAAAATACACTCACAATGGTAGTAATACTGTTTTAGACTCAATCAAAATAAAAATTACAGATGGGACACAAACCTCAGCAATAGAAACCTTCTATTTTGTAATTAGTCCTATTGATGATGATGCTCCTATTGTATCAATAAATACAGGAGCAACTATTGATGAGGGAGAATCTATTAATTTATCTACTTCAATTCTTGCTGCTACAGATGTAGATATTGATAATAATAACTTGAAATTCTTTATTGTTGATGGTGTTTCTAACGGTAAGATGAGTAAAGGTAGAAAGAGGTACAATTCAGGCAGCTATTTTACATTAAGTGATATTGCAAGTGGCAGTATTAAATATACACATGATCATAGCAATACCACTGAAGATCATTTTACTTTTTATGTTTCTGACGGTACATTAACTTCTTCTACCCAAAGCTTTATAATTACATTAAATGCTATTGATGATGATGTGCCTGAAATGATAACAATGACCGATTTGTTTTTGCATATTGACAGTACGGATGTTATGATTACGCATGATGATCTTCATTTTTCTGATGATTTATCTAGTTCAGAAATGATTAATTATCAAGTGATTGATGCTCCTGAACATGGTTTACTATACAATATTTCTTTAGGTTCAGAAGTAGATTATTTCTCACAAGATGATATTGACAACAACATTATTCAGTATCAATTAACAAGTGAAGATATCTCTACAGATGAGTTTACTATTATGGTTTCTGATAGTGTAAAGAATACATCGAGCATGTATACTGTAATAATTGATATTATGGCTGAAGATGATTTTACCAATATCTATGCAGGAACAATTAAAGCTCCTAGTAATACTTCAGTGCCTGTATCTAAGCAATTATACCATTCACTTTATTTAGATCAGATTCCAATGGAAACGAATCTTCGTATGCTTACTTCTACTATACACGGTACAATTAGCTACGGAACAGAGGTGTTTACAGATTCAACTAATTTTAGAATTGAGCGTATTCTTACAGATAGTATAATGTATAATGCAAAAGAGGTAGATATTGTTACCTATGACTCAGTATTATTTATAATTGAACATGCACTTACTGATGATAAAATTTATCAAATAAATTTTAAAATTTCTCCAGATGCCAGTGTCACTTCACTTGTTAGTGAATTAAAGGCCAATATTAAGACATACCCTATGCCTTTTGATAATACATTTACTATTGAAAGTGATCTTCTATTTAATCGTTATAGGTTACTGTCTAATACAGGGCATTTAATTACACAAGATGCTTTTGATATGGTTGGCAGAAAAAATATTAATATTGGTACTATTTCTAGTGGAGTCTACCTATTAGAATTGACGACAAAAGAGGGTATCATTCATAAAAAAATAGTGAAGAAATAA
- a CDS encoding ligand-binding sensor domain-containing protein: MKQLTLFLLLISLKMYGQLPVFHTLSMKDGLPHNTINQFCQDDFGFIWVATDNGLSRYDAHSFKNYTKSTSKGLSNNQVLSLLYINEKEFWVGTASSLDLFNIEDDTFKQYPSKSPYSNYDVPIMRILSLSDSVLIVGTNGGGVRGFNTNTKSFFSIVNKRIVKDVGIRIENLFLDKRGQLWIFSHEKGIVVLNSTMDKIVYEFTGYDKYEPFFAFSDAEDIGNNTLLISSYGDGLYKYDITTFQFSKVNYSASSKSTSSLIFDLEQSNGKLYIATDGQGIYTYDIASGKSTHWDKKVNQANVLANNVVRSLFIDKKQNLWVGHYQGGVSIKNHTKGLKSIPYNPTEKYSLSHSQVATLLYDKDKLWIGTDGGKLNVLSEGKVQVVDQLCNRDVPDKILSLYKDSRGWIWMGTYLEGVYIYQPKENKFINIEKDWGIELPDRDVRCFYEDIHQEMWIGTHGGGVLILDLKDKSVELLQSHDPNSNLSINFIRAITRDSYGLIWMGTSYGLNCYDPVQKRWRVYLPEDENSTLKNGYINAIHEDTKGRLWIGTGEGLYQYNRNKDSFSVLKKKDGLSSDIIVGVIEDNNQNLWITTDNGLSKVKEDETIIRFDESDGLIENTFFHGAVEKSPTGEIYLGTVNGLVFFTPKEINEQHEKIDVIFTGLKIFNEDISVGKSINDRVVLDKPLLMKEELQFFKKENVLTFTFSAVTYAYSEKVTFEYYLEGFNKYWITLPKGRSVTFTNLDQGDYTLRVRVNNMGPVQPSKAIKFKILPPFYETRSFKIIIGVIVLFLFWLFWRLRYLKMKREKEFLEREVELERVKSEQDQIKLEKLQLESEVKEKKAELDLHNTKLMSNTLLMVNKNEMMNQVKSNINNFSDNIENEEVKKEVGGLLKIIDTGFKIEDDWEYFEQHFDQIHKDFFKRAKEKYPDLTLTYLKLMAYLKLELTTKEIATLLNISTRGVEKARYRLRKKIGLNAGENFKDVLDNI; this comes from the coding sequence ATGAAACAACTAACACTCTTCTTACTTCTAATTTCATTAAAAATGTATGGGCAACTTCCTGTTTTTCATACGCTCTCTATGAAAGATGGTTTGCCTCACAATACAATAAATCAGTTTTGTCAGGATGACTTTGGGTTTATTTGGGTGGCAACAGATAATGGATTATCAAGGTATGATGCACATTCTTTTAAAAATTATACGAAGTCAACGAGTAAGGGTCTTTCAAACAATCAAGTACTTTCTCTTTTATATATTAATGAGAAAGAATTTTGGGTTGGAACAGCAAGTTCTTTAGATCTTTTTAATATAGAAGACGATACCTTCAAACAATACCCATCAAAAAGTCCGTACAGCAATTATGATGTACCAATAATGAGAATTCTATCATTATCAGATTCAGTTTTAATAGTAGGAACAAACGGTGGTGGTGTTAGAGGATTTAATACGAATACGAAGAGTTTTTTTTCGATTGTAAATAAGAGAATAGTTAAAGATGTTGGAATAAGAATAGAGAATTTATTTTTAGATAAAAGAGGACAATTATGGATTTTTTCTCATGAGAAAGGAATTGTTGTTCTTAATTCTACAATGGATAAAATTGTTTATGAGTTTACTGGTTACGATAAATATGAACCATTTTTTGCATTTAGTGATGCCGAAGATATTGGTAATAATACACTACTTATTTCTTCTTATGGAGATGGTTTATATAAATATGATATCACAACATTTCAGTTTTCTAAAGTAAATTATTCAGCTTCATCTAAAAGTACATCATCACTTATTTTTGATCTAGAACAGAGTAATGGTAAGTTATATATTGCCACAGATGGGCAGGGTATTTATACTTATGATATAGCATCAGGAAAGAGTACACATTGGGATAAGAAAGTAAACCAAGCCAATGTATTAGCTAATAATGTGGTGAGATCATTATTTATTGATAAAAAACAAAACCTCTGGGTGGGACATTATCAAGGAGGAGTAAGTATTAAAAACCACACAAAAGGATTAAAAAGTATTCCATATAATCCAACAGAAAAATATTCTTTAAGCCACTCTCAAGTAGCAACATTACTTTATGATAAAGATAAATTATGGATCGGTACAGATGGCGGAAAACTAAATGTTCTATCAGAAGGGAAAGTTCAAGTGGTAGATCAATTGTGTAATCGTGATGTTCCTGATAAAATTCTAAGCTTATATAAAGATAGTAGAGGATGGATTTGGATGGGAACCTACTTGGAAGGAGTCTACATTTATCAGCCAAAAGAAAATAAATTTATTAATATAGAAAAGGATTGGGGAATAGAATTACCAGATAGAGATGTACGGTGTTTTTATGAAGATATACACCAAGAAATGTGGATTGGAACACATGGTGGAGGTGTTCTTATTCTTGATTTAAAAGATAAATCTGTAGAGCTTTTACAATCCCATGATCCAAATAGTAACTTATCTATCAATTTTATTAGAGCAATTACTAGAGATAGCTATGGCTTGATCTGGATGGGAACATCTTACGGTTTAAACTGTTATGATCCTGTTCAAAAAAGATGGAGAGTTTACTTGCCAGAAGATGAAAATTCTACATTAAAAAATGGATATATCAATGCTATTCATGAAGATACTAAAGGCCGTTTATGGATAGGAACTGGAGAAGGACTGTACCAATACAATAGAAATAAAGACAGTTTTAGTGTACTAAAGAAAAAAGATGGATTATCAAGTGATATCATTGTAGGGGTAATTGAAGATAACAATCAGAACTTATGGATTACTACAGATAATGGACTTTCAAAAGTGAAGGAGGATGAAACAATCATTCGATTTGATGAAAGTGATGGACTTATAGAAAATACTTTTTTTCACGGAGCAGTCGAAAAGTCTCCAACAGGAGAAATCTACTTAGGTACGGTAAACGGATTAGTGTTTTTCACACCCAAAGAGATAAATGAACAACACGAAAAAATTGATGTAATTTTTACGGGATTAAAAATATTTAATGAGGATATTTCTGTGGGTAAATCAATTAACGATAGAGTTGTTTTAGATAAACCGCTTTTAATGAAAGAGGAACTTCAATTCTTTAAAAAAGAGAATGTACTCACATTTACCTTTTCTGCCGTTACTTACGCTTATTCAGAAAAAGTGACTTTTGAATATTACTTGGAAGGTTTTAATAAATATTGGATCACTTTGCCTAAAGGACGATCTGTTACTTTTACCAATTTAGACCAAGGTGATTATACTTTACGAGTGAGAGTAAATAATATGGGGCCTGTTCAGCCATCAAAAGCAATAAAATTTAAGATACTTCCACCTTTTTACGAAACCAGATCATTTAAAATAATAATTGGTGTAATTGTGCTCTTTTTATTTTGGTTGTTTTGGCGTTTAAGGTACCTCAAAATGAAAAGAGAAAAAGAATTCTTAGAACGTGAAGTAGAACTAGAAAGAGTTAAGTCTGAGCAGGATCAAATTAAATTAGAAAAACTACAGCTAGAAAGTGAAGTAAAAGAGAAAAAAGCCGAATTGGATCTTCATAATACCAAATTGATGTCTAATACTTTACTTATGGTCAATAAAAATGAAATGATGAATCAGGTGAAATCAAACATAAATAATTTCTCTGATAATATAGAAAATGAAGAAGTAAAGAAAGAAGTAGGAGGGTTACTAAAAATAATTGATACAGGCTTTAAGATTGAAGATGATTGGGAATATTTTGAACAACATTTTGACCAAATTCATAAAGACTTCTTTAAAAGAGCGAAAGAAAAATACCCAGATTTAACGCTTACCTATTTAAAATTAATGGCTTATTTAAAGTTAGAACTGACTACCAAAGAAATAGCAACACTATTAAATATTTCTACAAGAGGTGTAGAAAAAGCTAGATACCGTTTAAGAAAAAAAATTGGTTTAAATGCTGGTGAAAACTTTAAAGACGTGCTGGATAATATCTAA
- a CDS encoding tetratricopeptide repeat protein yields the protein MKTLITSLIATLFSITLFAAAPVEKPSNATAEKLVEMIENTTSSDWATYAKAAELSINWNGDLALAKEWIDHAITVERNNKTLEILGDYYARLGDEEKAFSAYMEAIEINITNTENIDRLQRKVMVYAKELKK from the coding sequence ATGAAAACTCTAATTACATCTTTAATCGCAACTTTATTCTCTATTACATTATTTGCTGCTGCTCCAGTTGAAAAGCCATCTAATGCTACTGCAGAAAAATTAGTTGAAATGATAGAAAATACAACTTCATCTGATTGGGCAACTTACGCTAAAGCAGCTGAATTATCTATTAATTGGAATGGAGATTTAGCTTTAGCAAAAGAATGGATAGACCATGCAATTACAGTAGAAAGAAATAATAAAACATTAGAAATATTAGGTGACTATTATGCTCGTTTAGGTGACGAAGAAAAAGCATTTTCAGCTTATATGGAGGCAATTGAAATTAATATTACGAACACAGAAAATATAGACCGTTTACAAAGAAAAGTAATGGTTTACGCTAAAGAACTTAAGAAATAG
- a CDS encoding acyl-CoA thioesterase — protein MFLTLHTIFKGAMEERIRRTVTKQCKVIFPNTLNANNTLFGGEAMKWMDEVAYITATRFTRQKMFTLKTEDIKFLKTIAPNSIVEVIGRVEKADPIKLRVVLEMYAEDMFSDTREKVMESVFIFVALNDNNKPVRIDYSRFEREFALA, from the coding sequence ATGTTTTTAACTTTACATACTATTTTTAAAGGAGCTATGGAAGAGAGAATAAGAAGAACGGTGACAAAGCAATGTAAGGTGATTTTTCCTAATACATTGAACGCCAATAATACTTTATTTGGCGGAGAAGCTATGAAATGGATGGACGAAGTAGCTTATATAACAGCCACGAGGTTCACAAGGCAGAAAATGTTTACTTTAAAAACGGAAGATATTAAGTTTTTAAAGACAATTGCACCTAATAGCATTGTAGAAGTAATTGGCAGGGTGGAAAAAGCAGACCCAATTAAATTACGTGTGGTGTTAGAAATGTATGCAGAAGACATGTTTTCTGATACTAGAGAAAAAGTAATGGAAAGCGTATTTATTTTTGTAGCGTTAAATGATAACAATAAGCCTGTAAGAATTGATTACAGTAGGTTCGAAAGAGAATTTGCTTTGGCTTAA